Proteins from one Listeria innocua genomic window:
- a CDS encoding GNAT family N-acetyltransferase, with the protein MVSIQKLTKDNFHETAKLQVHPHQKTFVAENWYSIIEASFEETYHSIVIYADNMPVGYAMYGMDTDDGEFWLVRFMTGKEHQGKGYGGDALEQIIEMVKNLPEKPARLRLSYEPDNHVAEKFYAKYGFEKTGEIIDGEAVADLWFKR; encoded by the coding sequence ATGGTCTCAATACAAAAGCTAACGAAAGATAATTTTCATGAAACGGCTAAATTACAAGTCCATCCTCACCAGAAAACATTTGTAGCAGAAAATTGGTACTCGATTATCGAAGCAAGTTTTGAAGAAACGTATCATTCTATTGTCATTTATGCCGACAATATGCCAGTTGGATATGCAATGTACGGAATGGATACGGATGACGGCGAATTTTGGCTAGTACGTTTTATGACTGGAAAAGAGCACCAAGGTAAAGGCTACGGCGGGGATGCTTTGGAGCAAATCATCGAAATGGTGAAAAATTTGCCAGAAAAACCTGCAAGACTCCGCTTATCTTACGAACCAGATAACCATGTGGCAGAGAAATTTTATGCGAAATATGGGTTTGAGAAAACGGGCGAAATTATTGATGGTGAGGCAGTTGCTGACTTGTGGTTTAAACGATGA
- a CDS encoding TIGR01457 family HAD-type hydrolase — protein MKNYKAYLIDLDGTMYRGAEVIPEAIIFIENLKRAGIPYLFVTNNSTKTPDQVAEHLTGMGIQAESGDVFTTSQATVQFMLEQKREKSVYVIGERGIKQELTDNGFEITSSNPAFVVVGLDREVDYEKFAKAALAVRGGAMFISTNGDAAIPTERGLLPGNGSITSVVSVATETTPVFIGKPESIIMEQALAKLGVQKDEAIMVGDNYETDIMAGINYGMDTLIVHTGFTSKEALTTKEIQPTYAVTKLTDWKFN, from the coding sequence TTGAAGAATTATAAAGCGTATTTAATTGATTTAGACGGCACAATGTATCGCGGAGCAGAAGTTATCCCCGAAGCAATCATTTTTATCGAAAATTTAAAACGTGCGGGAATTCCGTATTTATTTGTAACTAATAATTCTACAAAGACACCAGATCAAGTAGCCGAACATTTAACTGGCATGGGCATTCAAGCGGAATCGGGTGACGTTTTTACAACTTCGCAAGCAACTGTGCAATTTATGCTTGAACAAAAACGTGAGAAATCGGTTTATGTTATTGGTGAACGTGGAATAAAACAAGAACTAACTGATAATGGATTTGAAATAACTTCTAGTAACCCAGCTTTTGTTGTTGTTGGACTTGACCGAGAAGTAGATTACGAAAAATTTGCTAAGGCAGCTCTTGCGGTTCGAGGTGGCGCAATGTTTATCTCCACAAATGGCGATGCGGCAATCCCAACTGAACGCGGTTTGCTTCCGGGAAATGGTTCGATTACATCGGTTGTTTCTGTCGCGACAGAAACGACGCCTGTTTTTATCGGAAAACCGGAATCAATTATTATGGAGCAAGCACTCGCAAAACTCGGTGTTCAAAAAGACGAAGCAATTATGGTTGGCGATAACTACGAAACAGATATTATGGCGGGAATCAACTACGGTATGGATACTTTAATCGTTCATACTGGTTTCACTTCAAAAGAGGCACTAACAACCAAAGAGATTCAGCCAACATATGCTGTAACGAAGCTAACTGATTGGAAATTTAACTAG
- a CDS encoding YutD family protein codes for MTITIQDLNYEIITNYRDAFDEEKLNERFSDILGRYDYIVGDWGYDQLRLKGFFEDDNRKAAYDNKISTLKEYIYEYCNFGCAYFVIKKVK; via the coding sequence GTGACGATTACGATTCAAGATTTAAACTACGAAATTATCACCAATTATCGCGATGCTTTTGACGAGGAAAAATTGAATGAACGATTTAGCGATATTCTTGGGCGATATGATTATATAGTAGGCGACTGGGGTTACGATCAACTTAGACTGAAAGGTTTCTTTGAAGACGACAACCGTAAAGCCGCATACGACAACAAGATTAGCACGTTAAAAGAATATATTTACGAATACTGCAACTTTGGCTGTGCTTATTTTGTTATTAAAAAAGTAAAATAG
- a CDS encoding bifunctional metallophosphatase/5'-nucleotidase has product MMKHLTLWHTNDVHSHLEHWPRIFNFLKEKRTAADKENKAALFFDIGDFLDRVHPLTEGTNGLANTDLLNQLPYDAVTFGNNEGTTLAHEDLDNLYEHAAFPVVCCNFYADKECTEQPDWVKSIVYKEIEQVKIAIIGATAPFREYYEEMGWGVEEPISAIKKQIAGLDADTDVVILLSHLGLPTDERIALELPEIDIILGGHTHHLLENGKIEGNALLAAAGRWGEHVGKVTIEIDENNQIISKKAVTFATEKLPIPPNETAEIHAFFDKGREELSEKVVAIPGKLAHNWFDDSEIAHILNEAVCEWTGSETFVMNAGIFMTDFEAGIVTDFDIHQMLPHPLNAIALTMSGEELEILIDGIYRKKAELQDIPLRGFGFRGEYFGTVLMDKASFDSENQVALFDNKPIDKTREYRIATHDTFVFAPFFPIVKQIKRKEVYTPELLRDILKWKLKKMYGQEEDT; this is encoded by the coding sequence TTGATGAAACATTTAACTTTATGGCATACAAATGATGTTCATAGTCACTTGGAGCATTGGCCTCGTATTTTTAATTTCTTAAAAGAGAAAAGAACAGCTGCAGATAAAGAAAATAAGGCGGCGCTCTTTTTTGATATTGGCGATTTTTTAGACCGGGTTCATCCGCTTACTGAAGGGACAAATGGGCTTGCGAATACGGACTTACTTAATCAGCTTCCATATGACGCAGTAACTTTTGGCAATAATGAAGGAACAACTTTGGCACATGAAGACTTGGATAATTTATACGAGCACGCAGCTTTCCCGGTAGTTTGCTGTAATTTTTACGCGGATAAAGAGTGCACCGAGCAGCCGGACTGGGTGAAATCGATTGTTTATAAAGAAATAGAACAAGTGAAAATTGCTATTATCGGTGCGACGGCGCCATTTCGAGAGTACTACGAAGAGATGGGCTGGGGAGTAGAAGAACCAATTAGCGCGATTAAAAAGCAAATTGCTGGCTTAGACGCGGATACAGATGTAGTTATTTTACTGAGTCACCTCGGTTTGCCGACAGATGAAAGAATTGCTTTAGAATTACCAGAAATTGATATTATATTAGGTGGGCATACCCATCATTTACTTGAAAATGGAAAAATAGAAGGAAATGCATTACTGGCTGCTGCCGGAAGATGGGGCGAGCATGTAGGGAAAGTTACTATTGAGATAGATGAAAATAATCAGATCATCTCTAAAAAAGCAGTAACTTTTGCAACCGAAAAACTTCCAATCCCTCCAAATGAAACGGCAGAAATTCATGCTTTCTTTGATAAAGGACGAGAGGAATTATCTGAAAAAGTAGTTGCGATTCCCGGGAAGTTAGCGCATAATTGGTTTGATGACTCGGAAATTGCGCACATTTTGAATGAGGCTGTTTGTGAATGGACTGGTTCGGAAACGTTTGTGATGAACGCGGGCATTTTTATGACTGATTTTGAAGCAGGGATTGTGACGGATTTTGATATTCACCAAATGTTACCGCATCCGCTAAATGCGATTGCTTTGACGATGTCTGGTGAGGAACTTGAAATACTTATTGACGGAATCTACCGAAAGAAAGCAGAACTGCAAGACATTCCGCTTCGAGGTTTTGGTTTCCGAGGCGAGTATTTTGGTACCGTTTTGATGGACAAAGCTAGTTTTGACTCGGAAAATCAAGTGGCACTTTTTGATAATAAACCGATTGATAAAACGCGGGAATACCGGATTGCGACGCACGATACGTTTGTATTCGCGCCATTTTTCCCGATAGTGAAGCAAATTAAACGAAAAGAAGTATATACACCAGAATTACTCCGAGATATTTTAAAATGGAAACTCAAAAAAATGTACGGACAGGAGGAAGACACGTGA
- a CDS encoding sulfite exporter TauE/SafE family protein, whose product MDITQTVEILLISVFAGVVGSLLGLGGGIIVTPALNLIFGIDIQYAIGASIISVIATSSGSAIAYIKDGITNLRVGMFLEIATTIGAITGAFVSGLLSATALYIIFGLLLLYSAFNMIKKVGSEFPTNVKPDPLATKLNLHDSYYDKSLRQTVDYQVANVPAGFGVMYGAGIASGLLGIGSGAFKVMALDVFMKMPLKVSSATSNLMMGVTAAASATVYLFQGDIQPAIAAPVAIGVLVGATLGTRIMQRLKSKVIRIIFIPVILYVAFQMILEGLGWI is encoded by the coding sequence TTGGATATTACGCAAACAGTCGAAATTCTTCTAATCTCTGTTTTTGCAGGGGTTGTTGGCTCTTTGCTTGGGCTTGGTGGTGGAATTATTGTAACGCCTGCCTTAAATCTTATTTTCGGGATTGATATTCAGTATGCGATTGGAGCGAGTATTATTTCCGTTATCGCAACAAGTAGTGGTTCCGCCATCGCTTATATCAAAGACGGCATCACCAATCTTCGTGTCGGTATGTTTCTCGAGATTGCCACAACAATCGGTGCAATAACCGGGGCTTTCGTCAGCGGACTGCTCTCGGCTACAGCCCTCTACATCATCTTCGGACTTTTACTTCTATATTCTGCTTTCAACATGATTAAAAAGGTCGGTTCAGAATTTCCTACCAATGTGAAACCAGACCCACTTGCAACAAAATTAAACTTACATGATTCTTATTACGATAAATCTTTACGGCAAACAGTTGACTACCAAGTGGCAAATGTTCCTGCTGGTTTTGGTGTAATGTACGGCGCAGGTATCGCTAGTGGCTTACTTGGAATCGGTAGTGGCGCATTTAAAGTAATGGCACTTGATGTCTTTATGAAAATGCCGCTAAAAGTAAGTAGCGCAACGAGTAATTTAATGATGGGTGTAACCGCGGCTGCCAGTGCAACTGTGTATCTTTTCCAAGGTGACATCCAGCCCGCTATTGCAGCTCCTGTTGCGATTGGGGTACTTGTCGGCGCAACACTTGGAACGCGCATCATGCAACGTTTAAAAAGCAAAGTTATTCGGATTATTTTTATTCCCGTCATTTTATATGTTGCCTTCCAAATGATTTTAGAAGGATTGGGGTGGATTTAG
- a CDS encoding DUF1634 domain-containing protein encodes MAEKKEEMYRVELIVSALLRIGVVLSAIIIVFGLVMLFITGESGYPGETYPTSLTAIFSGLGSLKPYAIMMFGLFCLILTPVLRVVVSLFTFLKEKDYLYVGVTGIVLIILVISFLIGIKA; translated from the coding sequence ATGGCAGAGAAAAAAGAAGAAATGTACCGCGTGGAGCTAATTGTTAGCGCACTGCTACGAATCGGTGTTGTCCTTAGTGCGATCATTATCGTTTTTGGCCTCGTTATGCTGTTTATTACCGGCGAAAGTGGCTATCCTGGGGAAACTTATCCGACCTCACTTACAGCGATTTTTAGCGGGCTAGGATCGCTTAAACCATACGCGATTATGATGTTCGGTCTGTTTTGCTTGATTTTAACGCCAGTCCTTCGTGTCGTTGTATCATTGTTTACTTTTTTGAAGGAAAAAGATTACTTATACGTTGGCGTAACTGGGATTGTACTTATTATTTTAGTTATTAGCTTTTTAATTGGAATTAAGGCATAA
- a CDS encoding DUF72 domain-containing protein translates to MITIGLTGWSDHDSLLQTKKLTLADYAAHFPVVEVDTSFYAIPSPRTTANWAAQTPDDFRFVIKAFSAMTKHKEWSQYFDSENAMYTAYMDMIAPISETGKLQAILYQFPPYFNCTKENVTYLRYIASKMGDLPVAIEFRNNSWYSEQNTEKTLDLLRELGFIHTVVDEPQVGSGSVPIVLRETNSEMTLVRLHGRNQYGWMKASSPEWREVRTLYRYNEEEINEWTKYVEHLQKLSKEVVVIFNNNSGGDAADNAKHLQKALQVEFQGLAPMQMDLFSE, encoded by the coding sequence ATGATTACAATCGGGTTAACTGGATGGAGTGATCATGATTCTTTATTACAAACAAAAAAATTAACATTAGCTGATTATGCGGCACATTTTCCTGTGGTAGAAGTCGATACGAGTTTTTATGCGATTCCTTCTCCGCGAACAACGGCAAACTGGGCGGCGCAAACTCCGGATGATTTTCGTTTTGTGATAAAGGCTTTTTCGGCGATGACAAAACATAAAGAATGGTCGCAGTATTTTGATAGCGAAAATGCGATGTATACGGCTTATATGGATATGATTGCGCCGATAAGTGAAACGGGAAAACTACAGGCAATTTTATATCAATTTCCACCGTATTTTAATTGTACGAAAGAAAATGTGACTTATTTAAGATATATCGCTTCGAAAATGGGTGATTTGCCTGTAGCAATTGAATTTCGTAATAACTCATGGTATAGCGAACAAAATACAGAAAAGACGTTAGATTTACTACGAGAATTAGGTTTTATTCATACGGTTGTTGATGAACCACAAGTTGGATCTGGAAGTGTACCAATTGTGCTTCGTGAGACAAATAGTGAGATGACGCTAGTAAGACTGCATGGTCGGAATCAGTATGGTTGGATGAAAGCGAGTAGTCCGGAATGGCGCGAGGTTCGCACGCTTTACCGTTATAATGAGGAAGAAATAAACGAGTGGACCAAATATGTGGAACATTTACAAAAATTGTCCAAAGAAGTTGTCGTGATATTTAATAATAACAGCGGCGGGGATGCTGCTGATAATGCGAAACATTTACAAAAGGCGCTCCAAGTCGAGTTTCAAGGTTTGGCTCCGATGCAAATGGATTTGTTTTCAGAATAA
- a CDS encoding peptide ABC transporter permease, producing MKRLIIMTSVFFGTILIGSAFTGRKPFDGLSISLIGGLSIFILSYFIAGFLSRKKNS from the coding sequence ATGAAAAGACTTATTATAATGACTTCAGTTTTTTTCGGAACGATATTAATCGGTTCAGCCTTTACTGGCAGGAAACCTTTTGATGGATTAAGTATATCTTTAATAGGTGGATTATCTATTTTTATACTATCTTATTTTATTGCTGGCTTTTTAAGTAGAAAGAAAAACAGCTAA
- the sufB gene encoding Fe-S cluster assembly protein SufB — MTEIPEIGEYQYGFHDKDTSVFRTERGLTEKVVREISNIKEEPEWMLEFRLKSLEQFYKMPMPTWGGDLSELKFEDITYYVKPSEQTVRSWDEVPEEIKRTFDKLGIPEAEQKYLAGASAQYESEVVYHNMKQDLEDLGIVFKDTDSALKENEDIFKEYFAKVIPPSDNKFAALNSAVWSGGSFIYVPPGIKVDTPLQAYFRINSENMGQFERTLIIVDENASVNYVEGCTAPVYTTNSLHSAVVEIIVKPGAYCRYTTIQNWANNVYNLVTKRTFCEENATMEWIDGNIGSKLTMKYPAVHLRGEGARGTTLSIAIAGKGQRQDAGAKMMHYAPNTSSTIVSKSISKQGGNVTYRGIVHFGRNADGARSNIECDTLIMDNLSTSDTIPYNEILNSNISLEHEAKVSKVSEEQLFYLMSRGLSEEEATEMIVMGFIEPFTKELPMEYAVEMNRLIKFEMEGSIG; from the coding sequence ATGACTGAAATTCCAGAAATTGGCGAATACCAATATGGATTCCATGACAAAGATACCTCTGTGTTCCGTACAGAACGCGGATTAACAGAAAAAGTAGTAAGAGAAATTTCGAATATTAAAGAAGAACCAGAATGGATGTTAGAATTCCGTTTGAAGTCTTTAGAGCAATTTTATAAAATGCCAATGCCGACTTGGGGTGGCGACCTGTCAGAACTTAAGTTTGAAGACATCACTTACTACGTGAAACCGTCTGAACAAACAGTGCGCTCTTGGGATGAAGTTCCTGAAGAAATTAAACGTACTTTTGATAAATTAGGTATTCCTGAAGCCGAACAAAAATATTTGGCTGGTGCATCTGCGCAGTATGAATCCGAAGTAGTTTATCACAATATGAAGCAAGACCTAGAAGATTTAGGGATTGTCTTCAAAGATACAGATTCCGCGTTAAAAGAAAACGAAGATATTTTCAAAGAATACTTCGCAAAAGTAATTCCACCAAGCGACAACAAATTCGCAGCATTAAACTCGGCTGTTTGGTCAGGTGGCTCATTCATCTACGTACCACCAGGTATCAAAGTAGATACGCCGCTTCAAGCCTATTTCCGCATTAACTCGGAAAACATGGGGCAATTTGAGCGGACACTGATTATCGTCGACGAAAATGCCAGCGTAAACTACGTAGAAGGCTGTACTGCTCCCGTTTATACAACGAATTCCCTTCACTCAGCTGTCGTGGAAATCATTGTAAAACCAGGCGCTTACTGCCGTTACACAACCATCCAAAACTGGGCAAATAACGTTTATAACCTAGTAACAAAACGTACTTTCTGTGAAGAAAATGCGACAATGGAATGGATTGATGGTAACATAGGTTCGAAATTAACAATGAAATACCCAGCTGTACATTTACGTGGCGAAGGAGCGCGCGGAACGACCCTTTCTATCGCGATTGCCGGTAAAGGGCAACGTCAAGACGCGGGAGCGAAAATGATGCACTATGCGCCTAATACGTCCTCTACGATTGTATCGAAGTCGATTTCGAAACAAGGCGGAAACGTAACGTACCGCGGAATTGTTCATTTTGGCCGTAATGCAGACGGAGCACGTTCCAATATCGAATGTGATACGCTCATTATGGATAACCTGTCCACATCGGACACAATCCCGTACAACGAAATCCTAAACAGCAACATCTCATTAGAACACGAAGCCAAAGTTTCCAAAGTATCCGAGGAACAACTTTTCTACCTAATGAGCCGTGGTTTAAGCGAAGAAGAAGCGACAGAAATGATCGTTATGGGCTTCATTGAACCATTTACGAAAGAATTACCAATGGAATATGCCGTTGAGATGAACCGTTTGATTAAGTTTGAAATGGAAGGCTCGATTGGTTAA
- the sufU gene encoding Fe-S cluster assembly sulfur transfer protein SufU encodes MTSRKLDQLYRQVIMDHYKNPRNNGELPDSDVTIDLNNPTCGDQIHLHLKMDGDKIVAAKFTGSGCSISMASASMMTQSIIGKTEKEALKMSREFSEMVQGHDHETIDEYGDVEALAGVAKFPARIKCATLSWKAMERAIFEKEGTK; translated from the coding sequence ATGACAAGCCGGAAATTAGATCAGCTTTATAGACAAGTCATTATGGATCACTATAAAAATCCGCGCAATAATGGAGAGCTCCCAGATAGCGATGTAACAATCGACCTCAACAACCCAACTTGCGGTGATCAAATTCATCTTCATTTAAAAATGGATGGTGATAAAATCGTTGCGGCAAAATTCACTGGTAGCGGCTGTTCGATTTCGATGGCCTCTGCTTCGATGATGACGCAAAGCATTATTGGGAAAACCGAGAAAGAAGCGTTAAAAATGTCCCGTGAATTTTCAGAAATGGTGCAAGGTCACGACCATGAAACAATTGATGAATACGGTGATGTCGAGGCACTTGCCGGAGTTGCGAAATTCCCAGCAAGAATCAAATGTGCGACCCTTTCTTGGAAAGCAATGGAGAGAGCGATTTTTGAAAAAGAAGGAACAAAATAA
- a CDS encoding cysteine desulfurase, protein MIDIQKIRADFPILAQEINEKPLAYLDNAATSQKPKQVIEALTHYYEFDNANVHRGVHTLAARATDAYESARGKVAKFIHAREVAEIIFTRGTTSAINLVVDSYAEANIEAGDEIVISYLEHHSNLIPWQQLAKRKGAVLKYIELEEDGTISVEQAKKTIGEKTKIVALAHVSNVLGTITPIKEIAAIAHQFGAVILVDGAQAVPHMEVDVVDLDADFYAFSGHKMMAPTGIGALYGKRELLDAMEPTEFGGEMIDFVELYDSTWKELPWKFEAGTPIIGGAIALGAAIDYLAEVGLANIHAHEQALASYAIEEMSKIEGITIYGPKDASKRCGLVTFNLEGAHPHDIATILDEDGIAIRAGHHCAQPLMKWLDVSSTARASFYIYNTKEEIDALIDGLKLTKEYFGL, encoded by the coding sequence ATGATTGATATCCAAAAAATTCGGGCGGATTTTCCAATTTTAGCTCAAGAAATAAATGAAAAACCGCTAGCTTATTTAGATAATGCTGCCACTTCACAAAAGCCGAAACAAGTTATTGAAGCTTTAACACATTACTATGAGTTTGATAATGCGAATGTTCATCGCGGTGTGCATACACTTGCGGCAAGAGCGACGGATGCTTATGAATCAGCTCGAGGTAAAGTAGCCAAGTTCATTCATGCGCGTGAAGTAGCAGAAATTATTTTCACAAGAGGTACTACTTCAGCGATTAATTTAGTTGTTGATAGTTACGCGGAAGCAAATATTGAAGCTGGCGATGAGATAGTTATTTCTTATCTAGAGCATCATTCTAATTTGATTCCGTGGCAACAACTAGCTAAACGCAAGGGCGCGGTTTTGAAATATATCGAACTAGAAGAAGATGGAACGATTTCTGTGGAACAAGCCAAAAAAACGATTGGCGAAAAAACGAAAATCGTTGCATTAGCTCATGTTTCTAATGTACTCGGGACTATCACGCCAATTAAAGAAATCGCAGCAATTGCTCATCAATTTGGAGCAGTCATTCTCGTTGACGGTGCGCAAGCTGTGCCGCACATGGAAGTCGATGTAGTTGATTTAGATGCTGACTTTTATGCTTTTTCAGGGCACAAAATGATGGCTCCTACTGGCATTGGCGCCTTGTATGGCAAACGTGAATTGCTTGATGCGATGGAACCTACCGAATTTGGCGGAGAAATGATTGATTTTGTTGAATTATACGATTCGACTTGGAAAGAACTGCCGTGGAAATTTGAAGCCGGAACACCGATTATTGGCGGAGCGATTGCGCTAGGTGCGGCGATTGATTACTTGGCAGAAGTCGGACTCGCAAATATTCACGCACATGAACAAGCATTAGCCAGCTACGCGATAGAAGAAATGAGCAAAATCGAAGGCATTACCATTTATGGACCAAAAGACGCGAGTAAACGATGTGGCTTAGTGACTTTCAATTTAGAAGGCGCACACCCACACGATATTGCGACTATTTTGGACGAAGATGGAATTGCGATTCGAGCTGGTCATCACTGTGCACAACCGTTGATGAAGTGGCTTGACGTTTCTTCCACAGCTCGCGCAAGCTTTTATATTTATAATACAAAAGAAGAAATTGATGCGCTTATAGATGGCCTCAAGTTAACAAAGGAGTATTTTGGATTATGA
- the sufD gene encoding Fe-S cluster assembly protein SufD, whose translation MAENMTIKDDFIHAFSSNANEPDWFLEIRRNAFKAYGELDLPFVDKTKITRWNFTKFETFIPFKEGVTNETLPEKVANLVDLDNKEANFYVQMDERPARLQLQQELVDQGVIFTDIISAVKNHPELVKKYFMTDSVQVNEHKLTAFHAALVNGGIFLYVPKNVEVKAPIQAVFVQDKAESPLVNHVLLVADDNSAVTYVENYVTVDNAPKGIVSIVEEVIAEKNARITFGGVDNLASDVTTYVNRRGHIGTDSQIEWALGLMNDGDTINENVTNLMGDGSSADVKTVTVGRGKQTQNVTTRVTHYGKASNGTILSHGVMKERATTIFNGIGHIKHGASKSDAQQESRVLMLSPEARGDANPILLIDENDVVAGHAASVGRVDPLQLFYLMSRGISQKEAERLVIHGFLDPVVRQLPIESVKTMLREVIEGKVR comes from the coding sequence ATGGCAGAAAATATGACAATTAAAGATGATTTTATCCACGCTTTTTCAAGTAATGCGAATGAACCGGATTGGTTTTTAGAAATCCGTCGCAATGCTTTTAAAGCTTACGGGGAACTGGACTTGCCTTTTGTGGATAAAACAAAAATTACTCGCTGGAATTTCACGAAGTTTGAGACGTTTATACCTTTTAAAGAAGGCGTAACAAATGAAACTTTGCCAGAAAAAGTAGCGAATTTAGTTGATTTAGATAATAAAGAAGCCAATTTTTACGTTCAAATGGATGAAAGACCTGCGAGACTTCAGTTGCAACAAGAACTAGTTGACCAAGGCGTTATTTTTACAGATATTATTTCGGCTGTGAAAAACCATCCTGAACTTGTGAAAAAATACTTCATGACAGATTCAGTTCAAGTGAACGAACATAAACTGACTGCTTTTCATGCGGCGCTAGTGAACGGTGGGATTTTCCTTTACGTTCCTAAAAATGTCGAAGTGAAAGCACCAATTCAAGCTGTTTTCGTACAAGACAAAGCAGAATCTCCACTTGTTAATCATGTGTTGCTTGTGGCGGATGATAATAGCGCAGTCACTTATGTGGAAAACTACGTAACGGTAGATAACGCACCTAAAGGGATTGTTAGCATTGTAGAAGAAGTAATCGCTGAGAAAAATGCGCGCATTACTTTTGGCGGTGTAGACAATCTTGCAAGTGATGTTACGACATATGTGAACCGTCGTGGACACATTGGAACAGACAGCCAAATTGAATGGGCGCTTGGCCTAATGAATGATGGCGATACTATCAACGAGAACGTAACGAACCTAATGGGTGACGGATCTTCTGCTGATGTGAAAACTGTGACAGTTGGACGCGGGAAGCAAACGCAAAACGTGACAACGCGCGTGACACATTACGGAAAAGCTTCTAATGGTACAATTTTATCCCATGGTGTTATGAAAGAAAGAGCGACAACTATTTTTAACGGAATTGGCCACATTAAACATGGCGCTTCTAAGTCAGATGCACAACAAGAATCACGTGTACTGATGCTTAGTCCTGAAGCGCGCGGTGATGCGAACCCAATTTTATTAATTGATGAAAATGACGTAGTAGCAGGACATGCGGCTTCTGTTGGACGCGTTGATCCACTACAATTATTCTATTTGATGAGTCGCGGGATTTCTCAAAAAGAAGCAGAAAGATTAGTTATTCATGGCTTCTTAGACCCTGTTGTTCGTCAGTTACCAATCGAAAGTGTGAAAACGATGCTTCGTGAAGTAATCGAAGGGAAAGTGCGCTAA
- the sufC gene encoding Fe-S cluster assembly ATPase SufC yields MATLKIQDLHVEIEGKEILKGVNLEISTGEIHAIMGPNGTGKSTLSSAIMGHPKYEVTQGSITLDGEDVLEMEVDERARAGLFLAMQYPSEISGVTNAEFIRAAINSRREEGDEIPVMQFIRKLDAKMDILDMDEEMAERYLNEGFSGGEKKRNEILQLLMIEPKLAILDEIDSGLDIDALKVVSKGVNEMRGEGFGCLIITHYQRLLNYITPDFVHVMMQGKVVKEGGPELAKRLEAEGYDWIKQELGIELEEEEAVDQQ; encoded by the coding sequence ATGGCAACTTTAAAGATTCAAGATTTACATGTTGAAATAGAAGGAAAAGAAATTTTGAAGGGCGTTAACCTTGAAATTTCAACTGGCGAAATCCATGCTATCATGGGACCAAACGGAACAGGTAAATCTACGTTGTCCTCAGCAATTATGGGGCACCCGAAATATGAAGTAACACAAGGATCAATCACGCTTGACGGAGAAGATGTACTTGAGATGGAAGTAGATGAACGCGCTCGTGCTGGCCTTTTCTTAGCGATGCAATATCCAAGTGAAATTAGTGGCGTAACAAACGCTGAATTCATTCGTGCAGCAATCAATAGCCGACGCGAAGAAGGCGACGAAATTCCAGTAATGCAATTCATCCGTAAATTAGATGCCAAAATGGACATTTTAGATATGGACGAAGAAATGGCAGAACGTTATTTAAATGAAGGATTTTCAGGCGGAGAGAAAAAACGTAATGAAATCTTGCAATTATTAATGATTGAGCCAAAATTAGCGATTTTAGATGAAATTGACTCTGGTCTTGATATTGATGCACTTAAAGTTGTCTCTAAAGGTGTAAATGAAATGCGCGGCGAAGGTTTCGGCTGCTTAATCATTACCCATTACCAACGTTTACTTAACTACATTACACCAGATTTTGTGCACGTAATGATGCAAGGTAAAGTAGTTAAAGAAGGCGGACCTGAGCTTGCTAAACGTTTAGAAGCTGAAGGTTATGACTGGATTAAACAAGAACTTGGTATTGAACTTGAGGAAGAAGAAGCAGTAGACCAACAATAA